The Miscanthus floridulus cultivar M001 chromosome 17, ASM1932011v1, whole genome shotgun sequence genome has a window encoding:
- the LOC136516726 gene encoding LOW QUALITY PROTEIN: cyclin-dependent kinase D-1-like (The sequence of the model RefSeq protein was modified relative to this genomic sequence to represent the inferred CDS: deleted 1 base in 1 codon), which produces MASAGNSGSGDDDAGGKLLADRYQKGEVLGEGTYGVVFKAIDTKTGNTVAVKRIRIGKDKKEGVNFTALREIKLLKELKDPNIIELIDCFPYKENLHLVFEFMETDLEALIKDKNIILSPADTKSYVQMMLKGLAFCHKKWVLHRDMKPNNLLIGADGQLKLADFGLARMFGSPGRNFTHQVFARWYRAPELLFGSKQYGSGVDIWAAGCIFAELLTRRAFLQGSSDIDQLGKIFAALGTPKSSQWPDMVYLPDYVEYQYVAAPPLRTLFPMASNDALDLLSKMLTYDPKARISAQQALEHRYFSSLPAPTRPSQLPRPLQKGDQGNSKIPDLNLQDGPVVLSPPRKLRRVTAHEGMEGMYRADKVDEHPSGMRHTDDMPSQSSRIPMSVDVGAVFGTRPAPRPTLNSADKSRLKRKLDMDPEFGYAE; this is translated from the exons ATGGCGAGCGCCGGCAACAGCGGCAGCGGGGACGACGATGCAGGAGGGAAGCTCCTGGCGGATCGCTACCAGAAGGGCGAGGTCCTCGGCGAGGGCACGTACGGAGTCGTCTTCAAGGCCATCGACACCAAG ACTGGAAATACAGTCGCAGTAAAGAGAATCCGGATtgggaaggacaagaaggaaggtGTCAACTTCACCGCATTGAGGGAAATTAAACTACTTAAGGAGCTGAAAGATCCTAATATTATAGAGCTGATTGATTGTTTCCCTTACAAGGAAAATTTGCACCTTGTATTTGAGTTTATGGAGACTGATCTGGAAGCTCTCATAAAAGATAAGAACATAATACTATCTCCAGCTGACACAAAATCATATGTCCAGATGATGTTAAAAGGCCTAGCATTCTGCCATAAGAAATGGGTGCTACACAG GGATATGAAACCAAATAATTTACTCATTGGTGCCGATGGGCAGCTCAAGCTTGCTGACTTCGGTCTGGCCCGTATGTTTGGGAGTCCAGGAAGGAACTTCACTCACCAG GTCTTTGCTCGTTGGTACCGGGCACCAGAATTATTATTTGGCTCGAAGCAGTATGGATCTGGGGTGGATATTTGGGCTGCTGGATGTATTTTTGCTGAACTGCTTACTCGCAGAGCCTTTCTCCAG GGTTCTAGTGACATTGATCAACTTGGGAAGATTTTCGCAGCACTTGGGACCCCAAAGTCTTCTCAGTGGCCTGACATGGTTTATCTTCCTGATTATGTTGAATACCAATATGTTGCTGCACCTCCACTACGTACATTGTTTCCAATGGCCAGCAACGATGCTTTGGATCTTCTGTCAAAAATGCTTACATATGATCCAAAAGCAAGAATCAGTGCTCAGCAGGCTCTAGAACACAG GTACTTTTCATCGTTACCTGCTCCAACAAGACCATCGCAGCTTCCAAGGCCACTGCAG AAAGGAGATCAAGGGAATAGCAAGATACCTGATCTGAACCTGCAGGATGGCCCTGTGGTGCTCTCCCCGCCAAGAAAGTTACGTAGGGTGACAGCGCATGAAGGGATGGAAGGTATGTACAGGGCAGATAAAGTGGACGAGCATCCTTCTGGGATGAGGCATACAGATGACATGCCCAGTCAGAGTTCTAGAATTCCAATGTCAGTTGATGTTGGAGCTGTGTTTGGCACACGACCTGCACCTAGGCCAACATTGAACAG TGCAGACAAGTCTCGTTTAAAACGGAAACTTGATATGGACCCAGAGTTTGGATATGCGGAGTAA